CAACCACCCGAGGCCGTGACCGAAGCTACGGAAGGTTACCGCAGTGAAATGGACACCATAGGGGATTTCATAGACGAGTGCTGCGTTGTGCACCCGACGTTGAAGGCGTTCGCTTCGGATTTGTACAAAGCTTATGAGCTATGGTGCAAGGACGCGGGCGCAAGGCCATATAGCCAGAGGCGGCTTGGACTAACCTTGGGTGAACGCGGCTTCAAACGCGTGACATTCAAGGGCCATAGATTGTGGGAAGGGATCGGGCTTCAACCTAGCGTAGCAGAGAGGGTGGACGAAGAGCGGGAACGAGAATGGGGCAAAGGTAAGGGCAAAGAAAACAGCTACAGCGCGGCTTTGCGGGTTGTGGCCAAGGGAGACGCCTAGTGCGCTAGACGCAAGAACACGCTTCCCAGGGTGACCTTGGGGTGACCTTTGGGGTGACCTTGGGGTGACCTTCTAAATGACCCCCGAAAACGGGGGTTTTTCTTTTGGATTCAACGACTTACGTTCGATTCCAAAGGCAAGGCTGGGGTGACCTTGGGGTGACCTTTAAAAATGGCTGATAGCATGATATTTCGCATGAATTCCAAAGGGTTAAGGTAGGCGGGGGTGACGATGGTGACCTTTGCTGCAAACCTTTTCTTTTTCTATTTTTTCACCCCTTCCTTTTTCCTTTCTTTTCTTTCTAGGGGTACTTCATTTTTTCCCAAGTAAAAGGGTTGCATAGAAGGTCACCATGGTCACCCCAGTGGTTGTTAAGTACCTGAATTTACTTGAAGATATCATGATACAAGGCAATTTCAAAGGTCACCCCAAAGGTCACCCGACAAGACCATCTGAAACGCCTTAAGCGCTTGAAATCGTTGGGCTTTCCGGTTTTTCACCCGTTCGACAGAAGGTCACCCCAAAGGTCACCCCGCTTAAGTGGCTGTTTTCCCTAGCTTTTCGCCATTTTTACCCCAAAAAAACCCTTCCAGAAGGTCACCCTAAGGTCACCCCGGTGCCTTTTTTGGGGTACCCAAGGTGCCGTTTTTGTGGCGCATCGGCGCACTTCCGCTTTGTGACTACACACAGTGAACCCACAGCAATTCCAGGCACTTAGCAGTGTTGACCGCACTTGGGACCACCCTTGTGGGCCATGCACAACGCGCATCCCGACCGTGTTAGGCCGTGAATTCCTATGGATTCCGGGCACTTATGGGTTTTTGTGGGGATTTGCTTCAGGCAAATTTGCCTGCAGCAACGTGGCGGTTGCGTGCATGGGCCACCATGGATTTGCTGCACCCCAATTGGGGTGAAGCAACGGACCACCCGCTTGCGCCGTCAACTACCATCGAACACACGAAGTATGGCCACGGACATTGCGGTGTCAGGTAGACCCTTACCACACGTTGTCTGTGCCACGGCAAGGGCTTTGTCATGCGTTACCTGACAAGGCCATGTGATTTGTGTCAAATTTCTGATAAGCAATAAAACGAAGGTACGCGCGCCGATTTCGTGTAGTGATCCCGATGACTTACGGACCGCCCTACCGGGGGGCAACCACGGTGGGGAAAGTGTGTGCCCTTTGCGGGGCCAGAAGAATTCCTATGCACCTAGACTATCGTATGGTGTCGCAACCCCCTAGGGCACACGTGGGACGCTAGCATGGGCTTCACCATGGCGCAAGGGCCTTCACAGGGCTTCCTTGGCCAGCTTTTTTAGTGTCCACGGTTTTGCTTCATCAGAATTCTGATGAAGCAAATTCCCACCATACCCGCATCTTTTTCGCTCATGCGCTTCCTTGGCCAGCAACGGCTTCCTGACCAGTGCAAGCCTTGCCCGTTCGTAGACGCCAGATTGCGTTCTGTGCGCTTGTGGCGGTGCACCCTACCTGGACTATGGGTTGCCGGCTTTCGGCCGGTGTGGCGCAACGTGGCGGGCCACAGGATCACTATATGGACCACCCAGGCTGCTACCATGCATGGGGCACCAAAAAATGGCATCCCGTGTCAGATTTATATTGACGCGCACCATGGCGCATGGTATGCTTCGTCAAGTTTATCAAGACAACGCAAACCGCATAGGGAGGCGCACCATGGCTAGCATCCTAGACATGCACAGAAACCCAAACCCCGGGCACCATTGCGGGGGCACCATTGCCCTTGGCTACGGGCCAGAACCAGACATGAAGCACCTGTATTGCGACAGGTGCCGTGCGGTGGCCTGGGTTCATCGGGCCACGGAAGAGAAAATGGACCGTGCCCAGAAGCTGATCCAAGGCCTTGGGCTTGGGGAGGAAGCGGACATCCGATAACACAAGGGCCGGTCCTACGGGGCCGGCTTTCTTGTAGGAGGAAGCCATGAATAGCATGTTTGTGGACATCGACGGGCGCCTATACCTAGTGCATGACGGGGCCGATAAGGCACTTCCCACGGGGCTTCGTTCGGCCGAATGGTCATACCTGGTAGGCCGGCGGTGCGAATACCTGGGGGACGGCATTGTCGAGCTGGAAGGCGGGCCTGCAATCATCTTTGACCCGGAGGTGGACCAATGAAGGGCGAGATCGTCGAACGGGCGGGGCGCTTGTTCATGTTGACCGACTGGGATTCGGACTTGGGCCGCCCGGTGCGATACCGGCTTGCGTGGCCTACGGGCTTACGCGCGGCTGACTGGGGCCACCTGATTGGCCGGCGGTGTCGCTACGTAGGCGAGGGCGCCGTCGAGGTGGAGGGGGGCGTTTGGCTAACCCTGGAACATGGGGCCAAGACGCATCCGGACCCAGCGCATTGCATCGAGGAACCGATTCGGAAGCCACGTGGAGCCCGTGAATATAGGGACGGGCGGTGGATTCGATGAACCCAGGCCGGCTTCCACGGGCCGGCTTATCCATGGAGGTGCCATGACGATAAAGGAAGCTGCAAAGGCCATCGGCATATCGGCCGGCTACCTGAGCGAGGTGCTTAGGGGGCGTGCCGACCCTTCGCCAAGGACGCGCCGAGACATCGAGGCGCACTATGGCAAGCCATTGGAAACCCTAGTTGCCGAACACGTGGCAAAGGTGAAGGCCAAGCGCGCTAAGCCATCCCGCACAGAAATGGCGCGTCAATTGGGCATATCGCGCCAATACCTAAGCGAGGTGCTTAGCGGGAAGATCATCCCGAGCGTGCGCTTGGCCATACGCTTGCAACGTGAATATGGGATAGACTTCCTGGACCTAAGGCCAGACATCAAGGAAGCGGTGACCAAGAAAGGCAAAAACCCGTGAATTCGCGCGAGATTGCACCAGGAGCGGTTTTTGACGTGGACCCATATCAAACCATAGGGCGGGGCGCGATCGCCGTTCCTGCGCAAACGTCGCAAGCCGTTTACCTTAGGGGGGACATAGGACACTAGCAAAAGGAGTGAGAACCATGGCGACGTGGCATGTGAAGATAGGGGACATTTGTTACATGCAGGTGTTTGGCGTTCCTAGGGACGCGACCGAAGATGACGTTCGATGGACCATTGAAGCGGCTGGATATGCACCCTACGTGGACGGGGCGCCTTGGGTTGGTTGCGAGGTGGTCAAGGGGAAGCCACAAGGGAGCCCGAGGCGCTTTGCGACATGGGAAGCCTTGAAGCGTAGAGCACGGGAGACCAGGCGCGTGAGGTTGCGCCTACCCTGTGACGTATGGGCCGAACTGCGGGCACTTGCGAAGCGCCTAGATATGCCAGTGAACACGGCGGCTGAATTGGCACTTCGAAGCGGGATATGGCGCGTGAGGGACGGTGCGGGAACATTGATATGGTGACGCAAGGCCAAAAAACACGTTCCACCTGCACTTTGCCCTTGACTTCCTGTGCTAGCATGATATGATGGTACCAATAAAGGGAACACAACAAGGGAGGTGCTGGGCAATGGCAACGTGGAACGTGATGTGGGACCTTGGGACGCGGTCAAGCTGCTACCTGCAGGTGACCGGTGTTCCTAAGGACGTTGAATACGATGAAGTAATGGAGACCATCGAGGCGGCAGGACGTGCACCCATGGTGGACGGTCTGCTATGGGCTTTTTGTAGGCTTGTGCCAGGTGACCCGGGGCGGAAACCCCGAAACACAGTGACCTGGGAAGCCTTGCAGCGCGAGGCCTACGAGCCCGTGGGCTTCCACCTGCGAGTGCCCAGGCGCTTGAAAGCCGCCTTGAAGGTACTTGCAGCACGGCGCGAGGAATCGATCAACGCTACGGCAATCAGAGCACTAGAGGCCGGCATCGAGGCATTGACCGAAGATGAATAGACAACGAGCCCGTAGGTGCCCACCTGCGGGCTTTTTCCTTGGTCTTTTTACTTATTAGAATGAACCTTCTGTGACAATGGGGGGCACCATGAACGAATTGATCACCATCGAAGCGCAAAGCCCGAGGCCGGCGGACCAAAACCCGGCTGCGGTTTACCTGGCCGGCTTGTCGGAAGGGACGAGCAGGCGCACCATGCTAGGGGCGCTTGAACAAGTGGCAAGGTACGTGTCCCAAGGGCGCTTCGGTGCCATGGATTTTCCATGGCAGGGGCTGCGCTATCAGCACGTGCAAGCCATACGAAGCCACCTGGCCAATACCATGAAGCACACAACGGCAAACAAAGTCTTGGCTGCACTG
This window of the Desulfosoma caldarium genome carries:
- a CDS encoding primase-like DNA-binding domain-containing protein, with amino-acid sequence QPPEAVTEATEGYRSEMDTIGDFIDECCVVHPTLKAFASDLYKAYELWCKDAGARPYSQRRLGLTLGERGFKRVTFKGHRLWEGIGLQPSVAERVDEEREREWGKGKGKENSYSAALRVVAKGDA
- a CDS encoding helix-turn-helix domain-containing protein, whose amino-acid sequence is MTIKEAAKAIGISAGYLSEVLRGRADPSPRTRRDIEAHYGKPLETLVAEHVAKVKAKRAKPSRTEMARQLGISRQYLSEVLSGKIIPSVRLAIRLQREYGIDFLDLRPDIKEAVTKKGKNP
- a CDS encoding RNA-binding protein, whose translation is MATWNVMWDLGTRSSCYLQVTGVPKDVEYDEVMETIEAAGRAPMVDGLLWAFCRLVPGDPGRKPRNTVTWEALQREAYEPVGFHLRVPRRLKAALKVLAARREESINATAIRALEAGIEALTEDE